A region from the Fibrobacter sp. genome encodes:
- a CDS encoding thioredoxin family protein, producing the protein MDQSRGLPLGSELPDFWLPDINGVIVPKELLIGGPASLVVFMCNHSPYVKHIREVLVKVIWEYQQRGISVVAINPNDINLSPEDCPNRMKEEARLYGYTFPYLFDGTQSVARSFNVLFTPDFFVFDREGKLAYHGQMDDSRPENNLPVTGKDLRDALNAAILGEKPPSIQKPSSGSVIRWRK; encoded by the coding sequence ATGGATCAAAGCAGAGGTTTGCCCCTGGGAAGTGAGCTCCCCGATTTCTGGCTCCCCGATATAAACGGAGTGATTGTCCCTAAAGAGCTGTTGATTGGCGGTCCGGCATCACTGGTTGTCTTCATGTGTAACCACAGTCCCTACGTAAAACATATCCGTGAGGTGCTTGTAAAGGTCATCTGGGAATACCAGCAACGCGGTATCTCTGTTGTTGCCATTAACCCCAATGATATAAATCTTTCTCCTGAGGACTGTCCAAATCGCATGAAAGAAGAAGCCAGGCTCTATGGTTACACTTTCCCTTACCTCTTTGATGGGACCCAGAGCGTTGCCCGCAGCTTCAATGTTCTATTCACACCCGATTTTTTCGTGTTTGACAGGGAGGGAAAACTGGCCTATCATGGGCAGATGGATGACAGCAGACCGGAAAACAACCTGCCGGTAACCGGAAAAGACCTCAGGGATGCTCTCAATGCCGCTATTCTGGGTGAAAAACCGCCCTCAATCCAGAAGCCATCCAGCGGCTCAGTTATCAGATGGAGAAAGTAA
- a CDS encoding phosphatase PAP2 family protein, with protein MKPVLVLLSIIWFPSVLYCGGSSNFSLNLPADITLLSTGAGVNLASVYFIRNATPPSSTPDCFWGWPSFDYSKAQDRITTVLTAAGVISLPLLLDRFDRIQIATIGLMYLESALLAWGTKDLIKGLFPKYRPYVSSGNTPSELLSKSDRYFSFPSGHTTMAFVTATFSSYIFSKSKVKPALKALFAACNFGLASGVATLRVTSGHHYFIDVLGGAALGTASGLIVPLIHQKRNISPVVNGKMVGFSIEL; from the coding sequence ATGAAACCAGTCTTAGTATTGCTATCGATTATCTGGTTTCCATCGGTGCTGTATTGCGGCGGCAGCAGCAATTTCAGCCTGAACCTTCCCGCTGATATAACTCTCCTGAGCACTGGTGCAGGTGTAAATCTGGCTTCTGTTTACTTCATCAGAAATGCTACACCTCCTTCCTCTACTCCGGATTGTTTTTGGGGCTGGCCATCTTTTGACTACAGCAAAGCACAAGACAGGATCACTACTGTTTTGACTGCGGCCGGAGTCATCTCTCTCCCCCTGCTGCTCGACAGGTTTGATCGAATCCAGATAGCAACAATCGGTCTGATGTACCTGGAAAGCGCTCTTCTGGCGTGGGGAACCAAAGACCTGATAAAAGGACTCTTTCCAAAATACCGCCCGTATGTATCCTCCGGGAATACCCCCTCTGAGCTGCTTAGCAAATCAGACCGCTATTTCTCTTTCCCTTCAGGTCATACGACTATGGCATTCGTGACAGCGACTTTCAGTTCATACATCTTTTCGAAATCAAAAGTTAAACCTGCTCTGAAAGCACTGTTTGCAGCTTGTAATTTCGGCCTGGCCTCAGGCGTAGCGACTCTTCGGGTCACATCCGGACACCACTACTTTATCGACGTTCTGGGCGGAGCAGCACTAGGCACCGCATCGGGCCTTATAGTTCCATTGATACATCAGAAAAGAAACATCTCTCCTGTAGTCAACGGAAAAATGGTGGGATTCAGTATTGAGTTGTAA
- a CDS encoding response regulator — translation MRILLVEDEDITREIYKSHLRPHCVHAFDNGLSGLRCFLENIDSLDLIVSDHVMPFLNGLDLFREVRKISQAIPFLLITGSPLNGELKEFIEQGGTLVNKPIGLKKLIDLVENYDSSEK, via the coding sequence GTGAGAATATTACTTGTAGAGGATGAGGATATAACCAGAGAGATCTACAAATCACACCTCAGACCTCACTGTGTTCACGCTTTTGATAACGGATTGTCCGGGCTCCGATGCTTTCTTGAAAACATAGACAGTCTGGACCTGATCGTCTCAGACCATGTAATGCCCTTCCTTAACGGACTTGATCTCTTCAGGGAAGTTCGTAAAATTTCACAGGCTATTCCATTCCTGCTGATAACAGGTTCTCCTCTCAACGGTGAACTGAAAGAGTTCATCGAACAAGGTGGAACCCTGGTAAATAAACCCATAGGACTTAAAAAACTCATAGATCTGGTAGAGAATTATGACAGTTCAGAGAAATGA